From Weissella diestrammenae, a single genomic window includes:
- a CDS encoding collagen binding domain-containing protein: protein MFNHKINRYTVTLLAILTVIFGSITQIPKLAHAASDYGDTYITKAELVDENGNPKTDFSQYDSMQANWQFNLPAGTNISAGDTMTVTIPKELTLSNDVNFDIKDAKGNVIGHAVADHTTGKVTITLTDFGAQEAKTSGITGSFKVWVNWNMTEISHETTVHLDWGNAGSTDVNVDTGNTKPDTDEKIAKWGWYDDKDSSIIHWRVRLNYAKVQIDNAIYTDQIGANQELVTGSINAYHVVYAANGVDFTVMNNIPNQSIFEDSSSKFHIDLGSIDDTIVVDYETKIQDGGAANSYENYGELSGDNITTEVTDVYSPEYGGSGQGSTYTKVAGKKIWRDNGNAAKLRPDAITVELHQNGKVIDQQRVSEQTNWQYSFEHLVALDTNGLPYNYTVTEVEVSNYSSQQVGTDFINTLNVVPTTPVQPNTPINTVHQAPAKTIALPQTASQSLKSTAQVLAFVCLFAGLILASGYGVYWLKKKNI, encoded by the coding sequence ATGTTTAATCATAAAATTAATCGATATACTGTCACGTTGTTGGCAATATTGACTGTGATATTTGGCAGTATAACCCAAATTCCAAAACTTGCTCATGCTGCAAGTGATTATGGAGACACGTATATCACAAAAGCAGAATTAGTAGATGAGAATGGCAACCCCAAAACCGATTTTAGTCAATATGATTCGATGCAAGCAAATTGGCAATTTAACTTACCCGCAGGTACAAATATTAGTGCCGGTGACACAATGACGGTTACTATTCCAAAGGAACTCACGCTTTCAAATGATGTTAATTTTGATATTAAGGATGCAAAAGGAAATGTCATTGGGCATGCGGTTGCAGATCATACAACTGGTAAAGTCACCATTACGTTGACTGATTTTGGGGCACAGGAAGCTAAAACATCAGGCATTACTGGGTCATTTAAAGTCTGGGTGAATTGGAATATGACCGAAATAAGCCATGAAACTACCGTTCATCTTGATTGGGGGAATGCTGGATCAACTGATGTAAATGTCGATACCGGCAATACAAAACCTGACACGGACGAAAAAATTGCTAAGTGGGGATGGTACGATGATAAGGATTCAAGTATTATCCACTGGCGCGTCCGTTTAAATTATGCAAAGGTTCAAATTGACAATGCTATTTATACTGATCAGATTGGTGCTAATCAAGAACTAGTTACTGGATCAATCAATGCTTACCATGTGGTTTATGCAGCAAATGGCGTTGATTTCACCGTGATGAATAATATTCCGAATCAATCTATTTTTGAAGATAGTTCATCTAAATTCCATATTGATTTAGGATCAATCGATGATACGATTGTCGTTGACTATGAAACTAAAATACAAGACGGCGGAGCAGCCAACAGCTACGAGAATTATGGTGAATTATCTGGTGATAATATCACGACTGAAGTGACTGACGTATATAGTCCGGAATACGGTGGTAGTGGTCAAGGTTCAACATATACTAAAGTTGCTGGTAAAAAAATTTGGCGAGATAATGGCAATGCCGCCAAGTTAAGGCCGGATGCTATAACTGTTGAATTACATCAAAATGGGAAAGTTATTGATCAGCAACGTGTTTCAGAGCAGACAAATTGGCAATATAGTTTTGAACATCTAGTTGCACTTGATACAAATGGATTACCATATAACTACACAGTGACTGAGGTAGAAGTTTCTAACTATTCAAGTCAACAAGTTGGGACAGATTTTATCAATACATTAAATGTTGTACCGACTACTCCAGTTCAACCAAACACGCCAATTAACACAGTACATCAAGCGCCTGCAAAAACGATTGCATTGCCTCAAACCGCTAGTCAATCATTGAAATCTACAGCTCAAGTATTGGCATTTGTTTGCCTATTTGCTGGCTTAATCTTAGCAAGTGGGTACGGTGTTTACTGGTTAAAAAAGAAAAATATCTAA
- a CDS encoding Pr6Pr family membrane protein — MQYYRKFMLLFRILIVISSGVGVAYEIGIFKGIFNWDALLYYTVLSNAIIFGEFVYLVIKNIKSQNKIYNLRENQMGAFMLMIMITGLIFNILLAGRIEANTYAPDIIANFLVHTLTPLLVFIDWLIFVAHQAKYQLKPITWTEIPLIYLAFIIVYAEGTHRNIPGTNSPYPYFFINIQKYGLKQVALNVLVIFIVFLFMGYLLKWLKIGQTKFMQNRQN; from the coding sequence ATGCAGTACTATCGAAAGTTTATGCTATTATTCAGGATATTAATTGTTATTTCAAGTGGCGTAGGTGTCGCGTACGAAATAGGAATTTTTAAGGGAATTTTTAATTGGGATGCCTTGTTATACTACACGGTGTTAAGTAACGCGATTATTTTTGGTGAATTTGTATATTTAGTCATTAAAAATATTAAGTCTCAAAACAAGATTTATAATTTGCGAGAAAATCAGATGGGGGCGTTCATGTTGATGATTATGATCACCGGCTTGATTTTCAATATTCTACTGGCTGGACGAATTGAGGCAAACACCTATGCACCAGATATCATTGCCAATTTTCTTGTGCATACGTTGACACCATTATTAGTATTTATTGACTGGTTAATTTTTGTTGCGCACCAAGCAAAATACCAGTTAAAGCCAATTACGTGGACTGAAATTCCATTAATTTATCTTGCCTTCATCATCGTTTACGCAGAGGGAACACATCGAAACATCCCAGGAACTAATAGCCCATATCCATATTTTTTCATCAACATCCAGAAATATGGTTTGAAACAGGTTGCATTAAATGTTTTGGTTATATTCATCGTCTTTTTATTCATGGGTTATTTGTTAAAGTGGCTCAAAATTGGGCAAACAAAATTTATGCAAAACCGGCAAAACTAG
- a CDS encoding GlsB/YeaQ/YmgE family stress response membrane protein: MLWSILVGALIGVIAGALTNRGESMGWISNILAGLIGSTLGQWLLGSWGPSLAGMAIVPSIIGAVILVLIVSAIFGVKSK; encoded by the coding sequence ATGTTATGGTCAATTCTTGTTGGTGCACTGATTGGAGTAATTGCTGGTGCACTTACTAATCGGGGTGAATCAATGGGCTGGATTAGTAATATTTTAGCCGGCTTAATAGGTTCTACTCTTGGTCAGTGGCTTTTAGGTAGCTGGGGCCCCAGCCTCGCAGGCATGGCGATTGTGCCGTCAATCATTGGGGCAGTCATCTTGGTGTTGATTGTGTCAGCGATATTTGGCGTAAAATCTAAGTAG
- a CDS encoding ABC transporter permease gives MFLSIREIRHNKFRYGLVITVIMLISYLIFILSALALGLANQNTAAVDAWQTNSVVISQDANVNLNQSLLNQKQVAHYQESDNENVALVATAPAVATIDSKRLSVNYIGLNFSEFIFRNLTLEFGKWPSKSNEVIVSDKLKNNGVKLHHQMHIGQSHQIYEVVGFVKNAEYNIAPIIYGKLENWHLIKGVSQQFVGSGIISKKVLSVNEKPQNTAIISKQTLINKMPGYVAQTTTFIFMIGFLVVISLIVVTIFLYILTMQKKQNFAVLRVQGIPVRYLISNTLFETLFIMIVSICIAGGLAALTGLFLPQSVPMYFDTPLLTGIGLAIIITGTMGALIPIRIISKIEPISAIGG, from the coding sequence ATGTTTTTATCGATACGAGAAATTCGACATAATAAATTTAGATATGGGTTAGTCATTACCGTTATAATGCTGATTAGCTATCTTATTTTTATTTTAAGTGCACTGGCATTAGGTTTGGCTAATCAAAACACAGCTGCTGTAGATGCATGGCAGACAAACTCAGTGGTAATTAGCCAAGATGCGAATGTCAATCTTAATCAATCATTGTTAAATCAAAAACAGGTTGCTCACTATCAAGAGAGTGATAATGAAAACGTTGCGTTGGTTGCTACGGCACCGGCTGTTGCAACTATCGACAGTAAACGATTGTCAGTTAATTACATTGGACTAAATTTTTCGGAATTTATATTTCGTAATTTGACGCTTGAATTTGGTAAGTGGCCGTCAAAGAGCAATGAGGTCATTGTCTCAGATAAATTAAAAAATAATGGTGTCAAATTGCATCATCAAATGCATATTGGACAATCGCATCAAATCTATGAGGTTGTCGGTTTTGTGAAAAATGCAGAATATAATATCGCGCCAATTATTTATGGCAAGTTAGAAAATTGGCATTTAATCAAAGGTGTTAGCCAACAGTTTGTTGGAAGCGGGATCATTTCAAAAAAAGTGTTATCGGTTAATGAAAAACCACAAAATACGGCAATTATTTCAAAGCAGACGCTAATTAATAAAATGCCCGGTTATGTCGCGCAAACGACCACGTTTATTTTTATGATTGGATTTCTAGTTGTGATTTCATTGATTGTTGTCACAATATTCTTATATATTTTAACAATGCAGAAGAAGCAAAATTTTGCTGTTTTGCGGGTACAAGGTATTCCTGTTCGTTACTTAATTAGTAATACGCTGTTTGAGACACTGTTTATTATGATTGTCTCAATTTGCATTGCCGGTGGTTTAGCTGCTCTAACTGGATTATTCTTGCCTCAGAGCGTGCCCATGTACTTTGATACACCTTTATTAACTGGTATTGGTTTAGCCATTATCATCACTGGAACAATGGGGGCTTTAATCCCAATTCGAATTATTTCAAAAATTGAACCAATCAGTGCCATTGGAGGATAG
- a CDS encoding type II toxin-antitoxin system RelB/DinJ family antitoxin: protein MMDQKLIQFRMDSDVAEKANDILKTQGLNVQLATKIFLTDIANTGNSPFSHLFDAK from the coding sequence ATGATGGACCAGAAATTAATTCAATTCAGAATGGATAGCGATGTTGCTGAAAAGGCAAACGACATATTAAAAACACAAGGGCTGAACGTCCAGTTAGCAACAAAAATTTTTTTAACGGATATCGCAAATACTGGAAATAGTCCATTTTCGCATCTTTTTGATGCAAAATAA
- a CDS encoding ABC transporter ATP-binding protein — MPVLELHHVSKVFGRGINRVEAIKEVDFTAELDEVTLIIGPSGSGKSTLLTLLGGLQIPTTGEIKINGDVISNLSVKSLENLRLSQIGFILQKYNLVPFLQVKEQFSLVTKVKPDHNLDNVTFNHYLERLGITNLLEKYPSELSGGQAQWVAIARALFADPTIILADEPTSALDSERVEEIGALFGLIASREHKAIVIVTHDLRLKKYADKIYNLVDGKLSRV, encoded by the coding sequence ATGCCAGTATTAGAATTACACCATGTATCAAAAGTTTTTGGTCGAGGTATCAATCGGGTTGAGGCAATCAAGGAAGTTGATTTTACAGCAGAACTGGATGAAGTGACACTGATTATCGGGCCCTCTGGTTCTGGAAAGAGTACATTATTAACATTACTCGGTGGCCTACAGATACCAACTACTGGCGAAATCAAGATTAATGGTGATGTCATTAGTAATTTATCTGTCAAGTCACTTGAAAATCTACGTTTATCTCAAATAGGATTTATTTTACAGAAATATAATTTGGTGCCATTTTTACAAGTGAAGGAACAATTTTCGTTAGTGACGAAAGTGAAGCCGGACCATAACTTAGACAATGTAACATTCAACCATTATCTTGAGCGATTAGGCATTACTAATCTTTTGGAAAAATATCCCAGTGAATTGTCTGGTGGCCAAGCGCAATGGGTGGCCATCGCACGAGCATTATTTGCCGACCCAACCATTATTTTGGCTGACGAACCAACCTCAGCACTGGATAGTGAACGGGTTGAAGAAATTGGCGCTTTATTTGGTTTAATTGCAAGTCGTGAGCATAAAGCCATTGTTATTGTGACTCACGACTTACGATTAAAGAAATATGCTGATAAGATTTATAATTTGGTGGATGGAAAACTATCACGTGTATGA
- a CDS encoding DUF3114 domain-containing protein gives MVHPDEGQGVKIDNSLAQIIDLLSKEQRTRILLQGYALKWLKQGWHLDSVRRYFKELQFRKLKSIDVLIQTLNITDSELYLVGSINFMLFWQNWPLQNKSQTARQKIELLCQIIRVPLELASEMIPTQNLLRRFSATLAPHHSFWHDLAKTVQLAYPAPNTLSQDKLGQKLHNLRYVISLQQAEYVRHNFASPMRSDREKLLIYLITQHINYSSDESDRLHQKKANFGYGEFPDGYANGNYKIVIDFHSEFILNSFGQFQNELTMMNDNTVNGIVNGASFNYANANDITHQRLDVLIQSVDPKWRRDLLEINHFRAPQLSQNQFSFTSRKSLYQINGRSSRANSRYLKRKFQWCFTWMKCQERLRQIFEYLRYIMVLNK, from the coding sequence ATGGTTCATCCAGATGAAGGCCAAGGCGTAAAAATAGATAATTCCTTAGCACAAATAATCGATTTACTTAGTAAAGAGCAGCGAACACGCATTTTGCTACAAGGTTATGCACTTAAATGGTTAAAGCAAGGATGGCATCTCGATTCAGTAAGGCGTTACTTCAAAGAATTACAATTTAGAAAGCTAAAGTCAATTGATGTGTTAATCCAGACACTTAATATTACTGATAGCGAGTTGTATCTTGTTGGATCGATCAATTTTATGCTTTTTTGGCAAAACTGGCCGCTACAAAACAAAAGCCAAACTGCACGCCAAAAAATCGAATTACTATGTCAGATAATTCGAGTGCCATTAGAATTAGCATCGGAAATGATTCCCACGCAAAACCTTTTACGTCGATTTTCTGCCACACTAGCACCACATCATTCATTTTGGCATGATTTGGCAAAAACAGTTCAACTTGCATATCCAGCGCCCAACACATTAAGTCAGGATAAATTGGGACAAAAATTGCATAATTTACGTTATGTAATATCTTTACAGCAAGCCGAATATGTTCGTCATAATTTTGCTTCACCAATGCGCAGCGATCGAGAAAAATTATTAATCTATTTAATTACCCAGCATATCAATTATTCAAGTGATGAATCAGATCGTTTGCATCAGAAAAAAGCGAATTTTGGATATGGTGAGTTTCCGGATGGCTATGCTAACGGTAACTACAAAATTGTCATTGATTTTCATAGTGAATTTATTTTAAATAGCTTCGGTCAATTTCAAAATGAATTAACTATGATGAATGATAATACTGTGAATGGAATTGTGAATGGTGCAAGCTTTAATTATGCAAATGCAAATGATATAACACATCAACGGTTGGATGTGTTAATTCAATCCGTTGATCCAAAATGGCGACGGGATTTACTTGAAATCAACCATTTTCGTGCACCACAGCTCAGTCAAAATCAGTTTTCATTTACCAGCCGAAAAAGTTTGTATCAAATCAATGGTCGCTCCTCAAGAGCAAACAGTCGGTACTTAAAAAGAAAATTTCAATGGTGCTTTACTTGGATGAAATGCCAGGAACGCCTACGCCAGATTTTTGAATATTTACGGTATATTATGGTATTAAATAAATAA
- a CDS encoding helix-turn-helix domain-containing protein — MNRYGKTIRSIRIGKGLSQKDLYTGIISKSYAIGFEQGKHNITINLFEKIIQRLNMNLDEFFFLYRDTNSSLETDLWYEHEKFGRSYDIKQLSHLLAVLQTQQTPIGLVRSALVKARIKIINATLSDSKLIQPARIINPDDLLLIQSFLFTAQTWTLEEIKILANTLSLFEPVLQDQFFSQAQKSFTLYQSYDRGRSVFSSLFIHMIVELIKRNELTRAESYLNQLSDLIDYYEGAVYKILVVYLRGILQIKSGQKTAGHKKARRAVDLLASLDYSDLSAFYGAMLDRIV; from the coding sequence ATGAATCGTTATGGAAAAACAATTAGATCAATTAGAATTGGTAAGGGACTAAGTCAAAAGGATTTGTATACAGGTATCATCTCTAAATCCTACGCTATCGGTTTTGAGCAAGGTAAACATAATATAACTATCAATTTATTTGAAAAAATTATCCAACGGCTTAATATGAACCTAGATGAATTTTTCTTTCTTTATCGAGATACAAATTCATCATTAGAGACAGATTTATGGTATGAACATGAAAAATTTGGTCGCTCATATGATATAAAGCAATTGTCACATTTATTAGCTGTCCTACAAACGCAACAGACACCCATTGGTCTAGTTCGAAGTGCTTTGGTTAAAGCTCGAATCAAAATCATTAACGCAACGTTATCAGATTCAAAGCTTATTCAACCGGCAAGGATTATTAATCCAGACGATTTGTTATTAATTCAGAGTTTTTTATTTACAGCTCAAACATGGACACTTGAGGAGATAAAAATTCTTGCAAATACGCTGTCGCTTTTTGAACCTGTTTTACAAGATCAATTTTTTTCTCAAGCACAGAAATCATTTACGCTTTATCAGTCTTATGATCGTGGAAGAAGTGTTTTTAGTTCCCTATTCATTCATATGATTGTTGAATTGATTAAAAGAAATGAATTAACGCGTGCAGAATCTTATTTGAATCAACTATCGGATTTGATTGACTACTATGAAGGTGCGGTTTATAAAATTCTTGTCGTCTATTTACGTGGCATATTACAAATCAAATCAGGTCAAAAAACAGCGGGTCATAAAAAAGCACGTCGAGCCGTCGATCTACTTGCAAGTTTAGACTATTCCGATTTATCCGCATTCTACGGTGCAATGTTAGACAGAATTGTCTAA
- a CDS encoding polysaccharide deacetylase family protein, whose translation MHKTYKTRIAFILIVLSVLSLDIYGSYLKVQSQPPVNHTYAGSFVNHDGIIILNYHRILNESWVVKGIKAVNNNEQIHTYNVPFSEFKKQMKFLKQHHVQVISYQKMLEMTKQPTIKGQYVVLTFDDIDRTMPENAYPILKQYQFPFTFYVITGKVNKDMDGSVMASWSDIKRLAKDPLATVGVHTNNLHYQLNNKPVLSTDISHKRLRTDYQRSQDAMLLHLGRKADIFAYPYGAPNQYLSNYMADHGIVSMVTLDAGIVISGSNPKMPPRVLVNDQSWPNFEKWISDDK comes from the coding sequence ATGCACAAGACGTATAAAACACGAATCGCCTTTATTTTAATCGTTCTATCGGTATTATCTCTTGATATTTATGGTTCGTATTTGAAAGTGCAAAGTCAACCACCCGTCAACCACACTTATGCTGGGTCATTTGTTAATCACGACGGGATTATCATTTTAAATTATCATCGTATTCTGAATGAATCATGGGTGGTAAAGGGAATTAAGGCAGTCAACAATAATGAACAGATTCACACTTATAATGTGCCGTTTTCTGAATTTAAAAAACAGATGAAATTCTTAAAGCAGCATCACGTGCAGGTGATTTCATATCAGAAAATGCTTGAAATGACTAAACAACCCACAATAAAAGGACAATATGTTGTACTAACTTTTGATGACATTGATCGGACAATGCCCGAGAATGCCTATCCGATTTTAAAACAATATCAATTTCCATTCACATTTTATGTCATTACTGGAAAAGTAAATAAAGATATGGACGGCTCAGTGATGGCATCATGGTCTGACATCAAAAGATTGGCTAAGGATCCCTTAGCAACTGTTGGCGTACACACGAACAACCTACATTACCAGTTAAACAATAAACCTGTCTTATCAACAGATATTTCACATAAGCGTTTGCGAACTGATTATCAACGTAGCCAGGATGCCATGTTATTACATCTTGGGCGTAAAGCTGACATTTTTGCGTATCCATATGGCGCACCGAATCAGTATTTGTCTAACTATATGGCGGATCATGGCATTGTATCGATGGTGACATTAGATGCAGGTATTGTTATTTCAGGAAGTAATCCTAAAATGCCACCTCGGGTTTTAGTAAACGATCAATCATGGCCAAATTTTGAAAAATGGATAAGTGATGATAAATAG
- a CDS encoding lectin-like domain-containing protein, which translates to MKYKPLTSMLAGGILMATVSNESISAEINNQALRTTDQYGIANQVSENDYLLTPGQPYQHGLISFKYPFDPQSDFHFKGRISIDDLNHRWIGDGISFFFSGEHPSDYYTQSRGEGGRLGIPKQSGVGFKLDTFYNWVDGDSYEKDPDIFQHSSFGGFYQVDSTGYITNVHSTDQAFTWPHEDEQTVEINYQAEQKRFIIHVGQASWSLDVPNFPENRAYFSITGGTGVKYSTQRVSVDELDYQTISSQVTVHFVDDAGLKIKSDETYRGYPGDEFSMPTRQVDGYDEMSGQPSGLQFTDSDQELTLHYSKQVSEVVQKPRTPIVLAPKQDEQPKKVEQAPEKIDTPEQKQQIVLWQPYRTSSLQAVTDNTANHQLMVQDKGSDVTNNQSPISAVYPPNISANNGEFARTLYLLASNILIAR; encoded by the coding sequence ATGAAGTATAAACCATTAACATCAATGTTAGCTGGTGGCATATTGATGGCTACCGTTTCAAATGAATCAATAAGTGCTGAAATTAATAATCAAGCTTTACGTACAACAGATCAATATGGCATTGCGAATCAAGTGAGCGAAAATGATTATCTTTTGACACCTGGTCAACCTTATCAGCATGGGTTAATTAGTTTTAAATATCCTTTCGATCCACAGTCTGATTTTCATTTTAAGGGCCGTATTTCAATTGATGACTTGAATCATCGTTGGATTGGAGATGGTATCTCTTTCTTCTTTAGTGGTGAACATCCAAGCGACTACTACACACAAAGTCGAGGTGAGGGCGGACGTCTTGGTATTCCCAAACAATCTGGGGTAGGTTTTAAATTAGATACTTTTTATAATTGGGTAGACGGCGATTCCTATGAAAAAGATCCAGATATTTTTCAACATTCATCTTTTGGTGGATTCTATCAAGTGGATTCAACGGGTTACATCACTAATGTTCACAGTACTGATCAAGCATTTACGTGGCCGCATGAAGATGAACAAACAGTTGAAATCAATTATCAAGCCGAGCAAAAGCGATTTATCATTCATGTTGGCCAAGCATCATGGTCACTGGATGTCCCTAATTTCCCAGAGAACCGCGCATATTTTAGTATAACTGGTGGTACGGGTGTGAAGTATTCTACACAGCGTGTTTCAGTCGATGAACTTGACTATCAAACCATTTCGTCACAAGTAACGGTTCATTTTGTCGATGATGCTGGCTTAAAAATTAAGAGTGATGAAACCTATCGAGGATATCCTGGTGATGAGTTCAGTATGCCGACAAGACAAGTTGATGGCTATGACGAAATGAGTGGCCAACCATCTGGTTTGCAATTTACGGATTCTGATCAAGAATTAACGCTGCATTATAGCAAACAAGTCAGTGAAGTGGTACAGAAGCCCAGAACACCTATTGTTTTGGCACCTAAGCAAGATGAACAACCAAAAAAAGTTGAGCAAGCACCAGAAAAAATTGATACACCGGAACAAAAACAACAAATCGTTTTATGGCAACCGTATCGTACATCAAGCTTACAGGCAGTAACTGATAATACAGCAAACCATCAATTGATGGTTCAAGACAAAGGTAGTGATGTTACCAATAACCAAAGTCCAATAAGTGCAGTGTATCCACCGAATATTTCAGCTAATAATGGTGAGTTTGCACGAACATTATATTTATTAGCTTCAAACATTTTAATTGCCCGTTAG
- a CDS encoding ABC transporter ATP-binding protein — translation MTKQMIELTNIHKHYSDQIILDNVSFHLNSGEIVGLIGPSGSGKSTIINIALGMIKADEGHATVMAELMPNRKVLADLGYMAQSDALYETLSARENLNFFADMKGISRGNRQAEVTRVAKVVNLIPYLDRMVSQFSGGMKRRLSLAIALLGDPQILILDEPTVGIDPALRRQIWSELQSMRDKGHAILVTTHVMDEAELTDRVALLLDGRLIANDAPQHLETQYQVNSIEEVFLKVEETN, via the coding sequence ATGACAAAACAAATGATTGAATTAACGAATATTCATAAACATTATAGTGATCAAATTATTCTTGATAATGTTTCATTTCACCTGAATTCAGGTGAAATTGTAGGCCTCATTGGTCCAAGTGGATCAGGTAAATCCACGATCATCAATATTGCACTTGGGATGATTAAAGCCGACGAGGGACATGCGACTGTCATGGCAGAATTGATGCCAAATCGAAAAGTATTGGCTGATTTAGGCTATATGGCACAGTCAGATGCACTTTATGAAACCCTGTCTGCTCGCGAGAATCTCAACTTCTTTGCAGATATGAAGGGTATTTCACGTGGTAATCGTCAAGCGGAAGTCACACGAGTAGCAAAGGTCGTTAATCTAATACCATATTTGGATCGAATGGTGAGCCAGTTTTCTGGCGGTATGAAACGTCGATTGTCACTTGCAATTGCCTTACTGGGTGACCCACAAATATTGATTCTTGACGAACCGACTGTGGGAATCGATCCGGCGCTTCGACGTCAAATTTGGTCGGAACTACAATCGATGCGGGATAAAGGACACGCCATACTAGTGACAACTCACGTCATGGATGAAGCAGAATTGACAGATCGTGTTGCACTGCTACTAGACGGGCGCCTTATTGCAAATGATGCGCCACAGCATCTGGAAACACAATATCAAGTTAATTCCATCGAAGAAGTATTCTTAAAAGTAGAGGAGACAAACTGA
- a CDS encoding NAD(P)H-dependent oxidoreductase, whose protein sequence is MTNFQTVVLNASQNRIGHSTDFAKQILSGIEFSQINLVDYRVYPLGQSFQDDQLDEIVMQFKSINNLVITTPVYCSDMPGTLKTFIDRTVDKYREQFSQIKVTLLVQGNNPAAVISPITNVVANWAERTGMQFIGAVIPETTEQLQIKIKSELRQ, encoded by the coding sequence ATGACAAATTTTCAAACGGTGGTATTGAATGCCAGTCAAAATCGTATAGGACATTCAACTGACTTTGCAAAACAAATACTTAGTGGTATCGAATTTTCGCAAATTAATTTGGTGGATTACCGGGTCTATCCACTTGGGCAAAGCTTTCAAGATGATCAGTTAGATGAAATTGTGATGCAATTTAAATCAATTAATAACCTAGTCATCACAACACCGGTGTACTGTTCAGATATGCCAGGTACTCTGAAAACATTTATTGATCGTACTGTTGATAAATACCGAGAGCAGTTTTCTCAAATTAAAGTCACATTATTAGTCCAAGGTAATAATCCAGCAGCTGTCATATCGCCGATTACTAATGTTGTTGCTAATTGGGCTGAACGGACAGGCATGCAATTTATTGGCGCCGTGATACCAGAAACGACTGAGCAATTACAAATAAAAATTAAAAGTGAATTACGCCAATAG